In one Dermacentor albipictus isolate Rhodes 1998 colony chromosome 4, USDA_Dalb.pri_finalv2, whole genome shotgun sequence genomic region, the following are encoded:
- the LOC135904926 gene encoding uncharacterized protein isoform X1, with protein MDLVKPPQPLVLSGNTARNWCLFKQRFELFLQATETAKAPRSEPAKTALLLTIAGEDALEVFNNFSFSDDESKEDYGTVTGKFEEYCRQQQNEVHERYVFRTRTQAEGEPFEHFARDLRKLAQSCNFGDLSDSMVGDQIVFGTVNPELRKKLLKVKDLTLRKAEEICKAEEVCAEQNNAWVQAEKQVAPIEMRSSNVQRAQCKCLAREELASGSEQSYAQPETEVAQIKTKRQFKCSKCNRIHERRRCPAFGKTCFSCCGANHFSACCRRGPQISAVRDAHADFEILDVGVGNKADWVIDAQVASQLVSLKVDTGSQANLLPYTIFQRLKVNQCLKTSPSVLRSYSGNVIKHIGVATLPVTVNNRSQYFDFFIVRKSNQAILRLSASETLGLVSRTVDSVHMNSTDQMTKEFPELFQGIGCLARPYHMVLREEATPVVQPVRRVPLALREPLREELDHMERAGIIVKVSEPTDWGKNCSWLTCYPDRRLSLPAAWIASQMTSTYMQWAWLQNW; from the exons ATGGATTTAGTGAAGCCGCCGCAACCGCTGGTGCTGTCCGGGAACACCGCAAGGAATTGGTGCCTGTTCAAGCAGAGATTCGAGCTGTTCTTGCAAGCAACAGAAACGGCGAAAGCACCGAGGTCCGAGCCAGCCAAGACTGCGCTCCTCCTCACCATTGCCGGAGAGGACGCCCTAGAGGTATTCAACAATTTTTCGTTTTCGGACGACGAAAGTAAAGAGGATTATGGAACAGTGACTGGAAAGTTTGAAGAATATTGTCGGCAACAGCAAAACGAGGTGCATGAACGGTATGTCTTCCGTACAAGGACTCAAGCGGAGGGGGAGCCTTTTGAGCATTTCGCTCGAGACCTGAGGAAGCTAGCCCAAAGTTGCAATTTTGGGGACCTAAGTGATTCTATGGTCGGAGACCAGATTGTTTTCGGCACCGTTAACCCGGAATTGCGAAAGAAGTTGCTGAAGGTTAAGGACCTTACATTGCGCAAAGCCGAAGAAATCTGCAAGGCGGAAGAAGTATGTGCCGAGCAAAACAATGCATGGGTTCAAGCAGAAAAACAAGTGGCACCAATCGAAATGCGCAGTTCGAATGTTCAGCGTGCGCAGTGCAAATGTCTGGCACGCGAGGAACTTGCCTCAGGCTCCGAGCAAAGTTACGCTCAACCGGAAACGGAAGTAGCGCAGATCAAAACAAAGAGGCAATTCAAATGTTCCAAGTGCAACCGCATCCACGAACGTAGAAGGTGCCCAGCCTTTGGAAAAACATGTTTCTCGTGCTGTGGGGCTAACCACTTTTCGGCTTGTTGTAGGAGAGGTCCTCAAATAAGCGCTGTGAGGGACGCGCACGCGGATTTTGAAATCCTGGATGTTGGCGTGGGCAACAAAGCTGATTGGGTTATCGACGCCCAAGTCGCGTCCCAACTGGTGTCTCTGAAGGTAGACACGGGCTCGCAAGCCAACTTGCTGCCTTACACCATTTTTCAAAGGCTTAAGGTGAATCAATGTTTGAAGACAAGTCCCTCTGTTCTGCGCTCATACAGTGGCAACGTCATCAAGCATATCGGCGTGGCTACGCTACCAGTGACTGTGAACAACCGGAGCCAGTACTTTGACTTTTTTATCGTCAGGAAGAGCAACCAAGCCATCCTTCGGCTGTCGGCGAGTGAAACTTTGGGACTGGTGTCGCGTACTGTGGATTCTGTTCACATGAACAGTACTGACCAAATGACGAAGGAATTCCCAGAGTTGTTTCAGGGTATCGGCTGCCTGGCACGCCCGTACCACATGGTCCTACGTGAGGAAGCAACGCCGGTGGTCCAGCCGGTGCGACGGGTGCCCCTGGCATTGCGCGAGCCTCTCCGAGAAGAGTTGGACCACATGGAACGTGCAGGCATTATCGTCAAAGTCAGCGAGCCGACGGATTGG GGAAAGAACTGCTCCTGGCTGACATGCTATCCAGATCGTCGCCTGTCTCTCCCCGCAGCGTGGATAGCTTCACAGATGACGTCGACATACATGCAGTGGGCGTGGCTTCAGAATTGGTGA
- the LOC135904926 gene encoding uncharacterized protein isoform X2, whose product MDLVKPPQPLVLSGNTARNWCLFKQRFELFLQATETAKAPRSEPAKTALLLTIAGEDALEVFNNFSFSDDESKEDYGTVTGKFEEYCRQQQNEVHERYVFRTRTQAEGEPFEHFARDLRKLAQSCNFGDLSDSMVGDQIVFGTVNPELRKKLLKVKDLTLRKAEEICKAEEVCAEQNNAWVQAEKQVAPIEMRSSNVQRAQCKCLAREELASGSEQSYAQPETEVAQIKTKRQFKCSKCNRIHERRRCPAFGKTCFSCCGANHFSACCRRGPQISAVRDAHADFEILDVGVGNKADWVIDAQVASQLVSLKVDTGSQANLLPYTIFQRLKVNQCLKTSPSVLRSYSGNVIKHIGVATLPVTVNNRSQYFDFFIVRKSNQAILRLSASETLGLVSRTVDSVHMNSTDQMTKEFPELFQGIGCLARPYHMVLREEATPVVQPVRRVPLALREPLREELDHMERAGIIVKVSEPTDWGKNCSWLTCYPDRRLSLPAAWIASQMTSTYMQWAWLQN is encoded by the exons ATGGATTTAGTGAAGCCGCCGCAACCGCTGGTGCTGTCCGGGAACACCGCAAGGAATTGGTGCCTGTTCAAGCAGAGATTCGAGCTGTTCTTGCAAGCAACAGAAACGGCGAAAGCACCGAGGTCCGAGCCAGCCAAGACTGCGCTCCTCCTCACCATTGCCGGAGAGGACGCCCTAGAGGTATTCAACAATTTTTCGTTTTCGGACGACGAAAGTAAAGAGGATTATGGAACAGTGACTGGAAAGTTTGAAGAATATTGTCGGCAACAGCAAAACGAGGTGCATGAACGGTATGTCTTCCGTACAAGGACTCAAGCGGAGGGGGAGCCTTTTGAGCATTTCGCTCGAGACCTGAGGAAGCTAGCCCAAAGTTGCAATTTTGGGGACCTAAGTGATTCTATGGTCGGAGACCAGATTGTTTTCGGCACCGTTAACCCGGAATTGCGAAAGAAGTTGCTGAAGGTTAAGGACCTTACATTGCGCAAAGCCGAAGAAATCTGCAAGGCGGAAGAAGTATGTGCCGAGCAAAACAATGCATGGGTTCAAGCAGAAAAACAAGTGGCACCAATCGAAATGCGCAGTTCGAATGTTCAGCGTGCGCAGTGCAAATGTCTGGCACGCGAGGAACTTGCCTCAGGCTCCGAGCAAAGTTACGCTCAACCGGAAACGGAAGTAGCGCAGATCAAAACAAAGAGGCAATTCAAATGTTCCAAGTGCAACCGCATCCACGAACGTAGAAGGTGCCCAGCCTTTGGAAAAACATGTTTCTCGTGCTGTGGGGCTAACCACTTTTCGGCTTGTTGTAGGAGAGGTCCTCAAATAAGCGCTGTGAGGGACGCGCACGCGGATTTTGAAATCCTGGATGTTGGCGTGGGCAACAAAGCTGATTGGGTTATCGACGCCCAAGTCGCGTCCCAACTGGTGTCTCTGAAGGTAGACACGGGCTCGCAAGCCAACTTGCTGCCTTACACCATTTTTCAAAGGCTTAAGGTGAATCAATGTTTGAAGACAAGTCCCTCTGTTCTGCGCTCATACAGTGGCAACGTCATCAAGCATATCGGCGTGGCTACGCTACCAGTGACTGTGAACAACCGGAGCCAGTACTTTGACTTTTTTATCGTCAGGAAGAGCAACCAAGCCATCCTTCGGCTGTCGGCGAGTGAAACTTTGGGACTGGTGTCGCGTACTGTGGATTCTGTTCACATGAACAGTACTGACCAAATGACGAAGGAATTCCCAGAGTTGTTTCAGGGTATCGGCTGCCTGGCACGCCCGTACCACATGGTCCTACGTGAGGAAGCAACGCCGGTGGTCCAGCCGGTGCGACGGGTGCCCCTGGCATTGCGCGAGCCTCTCCGAGAAGAGTTGGACCACATGGAACGTGCAGGCATTATCGTCAAAGTCAGCGAGCCGACGGATTGG GGAAAGAACTGCTCCTGGCTGACATGCTATCCAGATCGTCGCCTGTCTCTCCCCGCAGCGTGGATAGCTTCACAGATGACGTCGACATACATGCAGTGGGCGTGGCTTCAGAATTG A